Proteins from a single region of Melanotaenia boesemani isolate fMelBoe1 chromosome 3, fMelBoe1.pri, whole genome shotgun sequence:
- the rpl29 gene encoding 60S ribosomal protein L29, giving the protein MAKSKNHTTHNQSRKAHRNGIKKPRSQRYESLKGVDPKFLRNMRFAKKHNKKGMKAARKAMKEK; this is encoded by the exons ATGGCAAAGTCTAAGAACCACACAACTCACAACCAGT CTCGTAAAGCCCACAGGAATGGCATTAAGAAGCCCAGATCTCAGCGCTACGAGTCCTTGAAAGGG GTTGACCCCAAGTTTCTGAGGAATATGCGTTTTGCTAAGAAGCATAACAAGAAGGGCATGAAGGCAGCACGGAAGGCAATGAAGGAAAAATAA